One Chloroflexota bacterium genomic region harbors:
- a CDS encoding ferritin-like domain-containing protein has translation MTISKDDVIAMLNEDMRGEHMAIVQYLLHAYAMGEGEIPAEIEAIARDEMRHFDWLADAIVELGGTPTLERAPVKRTDDHAANMRLDVTAEDDAIALYEQHIAAIDDPKLKRLLERIVSDEKAHREDFVKFADEVAALAAETPPEAQAASPDPVALDVLDKGVRHEYTVILQYLWHSFVTPHCDISRELEMQAINEMQHLGWLAEEMAGMGGSVEIERTAVNQSTDTAAMLAADIRAEREVTEVYSEQLNKIADEGLKALIARIRDHEVYHDAVFSDLLQSLQKAGEKAPSPTKGFTVGSLKE, from the coding sequence ATGACGATAAGCAAAGACGATGTCATTGCCATGTTGAACGAGGACATGCGGGGCGAGCACATGGCCATCGTGCAGTACCTCCTGCACGCCTATGCCATGGGCGAGGGCGAAATCCCCGCCGAGATTGAGGCCATCGCACGCGACGAGATGCGGCACTTTGACTGGCTGGCCGACGCCATCGTGGAACTGGGCGGCACGCCCACGCTGGAGCGTGCCCCCGTGAAGCGGACCGATGACCACGCAGCCAACATGCGGCTGGACGTAACTGCCGAGGACGACGCCATCGCGCTCTACGAGCAGCACATCGCCGCCATTGACGACCCCAAACTGAAGCGGCTGCTGGAACGCATCGTCAGCGACGAGAAGGCGCACCGCGAGGACTTTGTGAAGTTCGCCGATGAGGTAGCCGCCCTCGCGGCGGAAACACCGCCCGAAGCCCAGGCGGCATCCCCTGACCCTGTCGCGCTGGATGTGCTGGACAAGGGCGTTCGTCACGAGTACACGGTCATCCTGCAGTACCTGTGGCATTCCTTCGTTACGCCCCACTGCGACATTTCCCGCGAGTTGGAGATGCAGGCCATCAACGAGATGCAGCACCTGGGCTGGCTTGCCGAGGAGATGGCGGGGATGGGCGGTTCCGTGGAGATTGAGCGCACGGCGGTGAACCAGAGCACCGACACCGCCGCCATGCTCGCCGCCGACATCCGCGCCGAGCGCGAGGTAACCGAGGTATACTCGGAGCAACTGAACAAAATCGCGGACGAGGGGCTGAAGGCCCTCATCGCCCGCATCCGCGACCACGAAGTGTATCACGATGCCGTGTTCTCGGACCTGCTCCAGTCGCTGCAGAAGGCGGGTGAGAAGGCCCCTTCTCCGACGAAGGGATTTACCGTCGGTAGTCTGAAAGAATAG
- a CDS encoding mechanosensitive ion channel family protein has product MSEMDWQSILFTWGSKAGKIALILVLGYVGVRLVRVLALALARALDDKGAVRLETRKQHRETIIRTVNRLGTGVILVIVLLTILTELGINVAPLLASAGVVGVAVGLGTQSLIKDVLAGLFILLEDQFGIGDLVTIAGVTGTVEEMSLRRTAVRGFNGTLHVVPNSEIKIVSNASKDWARVIVDVDVAYETDLGHAMSILARVGETLASAPEFQADVLEPPQVLGVTALAESGITLRIVMKVRAGAQWAISRDLQRRIKEDFDREGIEIPYPQHVVHVKQ; this is encoded by the coding sequence ATGAGCGAAATGGACTGGCAGAGCATCCTGTTCACATGGGGTAGCAAGGCCGGCAAGATCGCGCTGATACTGGTGCTGGGCTACGTGGGAGTGCGCCTGGTGCGGGTGTTGGCTTTGGCGCTGGCGCGCGCGCTGGACGATAAAGGCGCGGTGCGGCTGGAGACGCGGAAACAACACAGGGAAACGATCATTCGCACCGTAAACCGCCTGGGCACTGGCGTCATCCTTGTCATCGTCTTGCTGACCATCCTCACCGAACTGGGCATCAACGTGGCTCCGCTCCTGGCGAGCGCGGGCGTGGTGGGCGTCGCCGTCGGGCTTGGCACACAGAGCCTCATCAAGGATGTCCTGGCCGGGCTGTTCATCCTGCTGGAAGACCAGTTTGGCATCGGCGACCTCGTAACCATCGCCGGCGTTACGGGCACGGTGGAGGAGATGTCGCTGCGGCGCACGGCCGTGCGCGGCTTCAACGGCACGCTCCACGTCGTCCCCAACAGCGAGATCAAGATCGTCTCCAACGCCAGCAAGGACTGGGCGCGGGTCATCGTGGACGTGGACGTGGCCTACGAGACCGACCTGGGACACGCCATGAGCATCCTGGCGCGGGTGGGCGAAACCCTGGCGTCGGCACCGGAGTTCCAGGCGGACGTGCTGGAGCCGCCACAGGTGCTGGGAGTCACGGCGCTGGCCGAATCGGGCATTACGCTGCGCATCGTGATGAAGGTCAGGGCAGGGGCACAATGGGCCATCTCCAGGGATTTGCAGAGGCGAATCAAGGAGGACTTTGACCGCGAGGGCATTGAAATCCCGTACCCGCAACACGTCGTCCACGTGAAGCAGTAG
- a CDS encoding bacteriocin family protein, with translation MSDLLMREDAPLTSEEWQKLDNLVVEVARKTLAGRRFLHLFGPLGAGVQVVPVDRLGGVTGAAVGFEGEEGAEAVELAEREYIPLTTISKDFVLRWDDVALARQHGGEVDFSPAAAAAFTVARAEDALLFHGQAREPGLLKIKGRTTVPLGEWETTPGAALETVLAAWNKLTAAGFTGEFALVLSTDLFAKLHRVNGGTGVLEIAQIRELVKTIVPTPALKSRQGFLVATGPENLDLAIGQDIITAYLGPDGMDHVFRVFESLALRVKRPGAICTFE, from the coding sequence ATGTCAGATCTGTTGATGCGAGAAGACGCGCCCCTGACCAGCGAAGAGTGGCAAAAACTAGACAACCTGGTGGTGGAAGTGGCGCGCAAGACCCTGGCTGGGCGGCGCTTCCTGCACCTGTTCGGCCCCCTGGGCGCGGGCGTCCAGGTCGTGCCCGTGGATAGGCTGGGCGGCGTAACCGGCGCTGCCGTCGGGTTTGAGGGCGAGGAAGGCGCGGAGGCGGTGGAACTGGCCGAGCGCGAGTACATCCCGCTGACCACCATCTCCAAGGATTTCGTCCTGCGCTGGGATGATGTGGCCCTGGCGCGCCAGCACGGCGGCGAGGTGGACTTCAGCCCGGCGGCGGCAGCGGCGTTCACCGTGGCCCGCGCCGAGGACGCGCTCCTGTTCCACGGCCAGGCCCGGGAGCCCGGTCTCCTGAAGATCAAGGGGCGCACCACCGTCCCGCTGGGCGAATGGGAGACAACCCCCGGCGCGGCGCTGGAAACCGTCCTTGCGGCCTGGAATAAACTCACCGCAGCCGGGTTCACCGGCGAGTTCGCGCTGGTGCTCAGCACCGACCTGTTCGCCAAACTCCACCGCGTCAACGGCGGAACCGGCGTCCTGGAAATCGCGCAGATTCGCGAACTCGTGAAGACCATCGTCCCGACCCCCGCGCTCAAGAGCCGGCAGGGGTTCCTGGTGGCCACCGGTCCCGAGAACCTGGACCTCGCCATCGGCCAGGACATCATCACGGCGTACCTGGGCCCGGACGGGATGGACCACGTCTTTCGCGTCTTTGAGAGCCTGGCGCTCCGGGTCAAGCGGCCTGGCGCCATCTGCACGTTTGAGTAA